The proteins below are encoded in one region of Mytilus edulis unplaced genomic scaffold, xbMytEdul2.2 SCAFFOLD_603, whole genome shotgun sequence:
- the LOC139507353 gene encoding WD repeat domain phosphoinositide-interacting protein 4-like, whose translation MVFNSQGTLIRVFDINSKKKIAEFRRGADPAVVYCINFSHDSEFLCASSDKGTVHIFAVQDMELNRRSTFKTMGFLGTYVESQWGLANFTVAAECACICAFGPSHSVIAICVDGTFHKYVFTTGGNCNREAYDNFLEMGDDLE comes from the exons atggtgTTTAACTCACAGGGTACATTGATAAGAGTGTTTGATATCAATTCAAAGAAGAAGATAGCTGAGTTCAGGAGGGGAGCTGATCCTGCTGTTGTATATTG tataaATTTCAGTCATGATTCGGAGTTTCTTTGTGCATCGAGTGATAAAGGAACTGTTCATATATTTGCTGTACAAGACATGGAGCTTAACAGAAGATCAAC ATTTAAGACAATGGGTTTTCTGGGGACATATGTGGAGTCACAATGGGGGTTGGCTAACTTCACTGTAGCTGCTGAATGTGCATGTATTTGTGCATTTGGGCCAAGCCATTCTGTGATAG CGATTTGTGTGGATGGGACATTTCATAAATATGTGTTCACGACAGGCGGCAATTGTAACAGAGAGGCTTATGACAATTTCCTGGAGATGGGAGACGATTTGGAATAG